From the genome of Suricata suricatta isolate VVHF042 chromosome 3, meerkat_22Aug2017_6uvM2_HiC, whole genome shotgun sequence, one region includes:
- the LOC115288664 gene encoding lipoyl synthase, mitochondrial-like, which yields MVPEETARKLGRKDKLNKDLMNHAYRTLHSLRPDREVFGRYLCNPIRAVSSLPEKKKEFLQNGPDLQDFVSGDLADKSKWDEYKGNLKRQKGERLRLPPRLKTEIPMGKNYNKLKNTLRNLNLHTACEEARCPNIGEFWGGGEYATATATIMLMGDTCTRGCRFCSVKTARNPGPLDANEPYNTAKAIAEWGLDYVVLTSVDRDDMPDGGAEHFAKTVSYLKQRNPKILVECLTPDFRGDLKAIEKVALSGLDVYAHNVETVPELQRKVRDPRANFNQSLRELKHAKEVQPDVISKTSTMLGLGENDEQVYATKKALREADADCLTLGQYMQPTKRHLKVEEYITPEKFKYWEKVGNELGFHYTASGPLVRSSYKAGEFFPKNLVAKRKKAL from the exons ATGGTCCCAGAGGAGACCGCTAGGAAGCTAGGGCGAAAAGATAAACTGAACAAAGACCTCATGAATCACGCCTACCGCACGCTCCACAGTTTACGTCCAGACAG GGAGGTATTTGGAAGATATTTATGCAATCCAATCAGAGCAGTAAGTTCCTTgccagagaaaaaaaaggaattcttacAGAATGGACCAGATCTTCAAGATTTTGTATCTGGTGATCTTGCAGACAAGAGCAAGTGGGATGAATATAAAGGAAACTTAAAACGCCAGAAAGGAGAAAGGCTAAGACTACCTCCGCGGCTAAAGACAGAGATTCCCATGGGGAAAAATtacaataaactgaaaaatacattgcGGAATTTGAATCTCCATACAGCGTGTGAGGAAGCGCGATGCCCCAACATTGGAGAGTTCTGGGGAGGTGGAGAATACGCCACAGCCACTGCCACAATCATGTTGATGGGGGACACGTGTACAAGAGGGTGCAGATTTTGTTCTGTTAAGACTGCAAGAAATCCAGGGCCACTGGATGCCAATGAGCCCTACAATACTGCAAAGGCAATTGCAGAGTGGGGCCTGGATTATGTTGTCCTGACGTCTGTGGATCGAGATGATATGCCTGACGGAGGAGCTGAGCATTTTGCAAAGACTGTATCGTACTTAAAGCAAAGGAATCCAAAAATTCTTGTGGAATGTCTCACCCCTGATTTCCGAGGAGATCTTAAAGCAATAGAAAAAGTTGCTTTGTCAGGATTAGATGTGTACGCTCATAACGTAGAAACAGTTCCAGAATTGCAGAGGAAAGTCCGTGATCCCCGGGCCAATTTCAACCAGTCCCTGCGCGAACTGAAACACGCCAAGGAGGTTCAGCCCGATGTGATTTCTAAAACCTCCACAATGTTGGGTTTAGGAGAAAATGATGAGCAAGTATATGCAACAAAGAAAGCACTTCGTGAAGCAGATGCGGACTGTTTGACTTTAGGACAGTATATGCAGCCGACAAAGCGCCACCTGAAGGTTGAAGAATACATTACTCCTGAAAAGTTCAAATACTgggaaaaagtaggaaatgaaCTTGGATTTCATTATACTGCAAGTGGCCCTCTAGTGCGCTCTTCATATAAAGCAGGTGAATTTTTCCCGAAAAATCTAgtggctaaaagaaaaaaagccctctAA